From the Cohaesibacter sp. ES.047 genome, one window contains:
- a CDS encoding 3-oxoacid CoA-transferase subunit B, with the protein MDNKQIIASRVACELKSGDLVNLGIGLPTMVANYLPQGVEIFFQSENGILGMSPLPDPQLHDEDLTDAGGSPIGAMPGACGFDSAFSFALIRGGHLDLTVLGGLQVDEKGQLANWMVPGKMVPGMGGAMDLVEGAKRVIVAMTHTAKGSPKIVKECNLPLTALRRIDLIVTDMAVIEPTEDGLVLREVAPDVSVDQVIAATEAKLIIPDNVITMKLAS; encoded by the coding sequence ATGGATAACAAGCAGATTATCGCAAGCCGTGTTGCATGCGAATTGAAAAGTGGTGATCTGGTAAACCTGGGCATTGGCTTGCCAACCATGGTAGCCAACTATCTGCCCCAAGGCGTGGAAATCTTCTTTCAGTCGGAAAACGGCATCCTTGGCATGAGCCCGCTGCCGGACCCGCAATTGCACGATGAAGACCTCACCGATGCGGGTGGTAGCCCGATAGGCGCAATGCCGGGAGCATGCGGTTTTGACTCCGCGTTTTCTTTCGCGCTGATCCGCGGTGGCCATCTGGATTTGACAGTTCTCGGCGGACTGCAAGTCGATGAAAAAGGTCAACTCGCCAACTGGATGGTTCCGGGCAAGATGGTTCCGGGCATGGGCGGCGCAATGGATCTTGTCGAAGGTGCAAAGCGCGTCATCGTTGCCATGACGCATACAGCCAAGGGCAGTCCCAAAATTGTTAAAGAATGCAATTTGCCGCTGACCGCGCTGCGCCGGATTGACCTTATCGTGACCGATATGGCTGTCATCGAACCAACGGAAGATGGTTTGGTTCTCAGGGAAGTCGCCCCAGACGTCTCCGTTGATCAAGTGATCGCAGCAACCGAGGCCAAACTGATCATCCCGGACAACGTAATCACAATGAAACTGGCAAGCTAA
- a CDS encoding acetyl-CoA C-acetyltransferase: MTEIIIAAAARTAVGNFNGGLSSVPAHVLGGSVIRALLEEANLKPQDVSDVLLGQVLTAGQGQNPARQAALNAGLPEGSTAMTINQVCGSGLRAVALGMQSIKCGDAAVVIAGGQENMSLSGHVMHLRNGTKMGNASMTDTMIKDGLWDAFNDYHMGITAENVAEQFGISREEQDAFAAESQRRAALAQSEGRFTKEIVPVTVKKRRGEEVIDRDEFIRGDTTAESLGKLRPAFKKDGTVTAGNASGVNDGAAAVLLMSGEEAARRGVEPLGKVVAWATAGVDPKIMGTGPIEASRKALERAGWSIDDLDLVEANEAFAAQAIAVNKELAWDTDKVNVNGGAIALGHPIGASGARILVTLLHEMRRRDAKKGLATLCIGGGMGIALCIERA, translated from the coding sequence ATGACAGAGATCATCATCGCAGCAGCAGCCCGCACCGCTGTTGGCAATTTCAATGGCGGATTATCTTCAGTTCCAGCCCATGTCTTGGGAGGAAGCGTGATCCGCGCCTTGCTTGAAGAAGCAAACCTCAAGCCGCAAGACGTATCAGATGTCCTGCTCGGTCAGGTGCTGACGGCCGGTCAGGGGCAAAACCCCGCTCGTCAGGCTGCCCTCAACGCAGGACTGCCTGAGGGATCCACTGCCATGACCATCAATCAGGTCTGTGGTTCGGGTCTGCGCGCTGTGGCTCTTGGCATGCAATCCATCAAATGCGGTGATGCTGCCGTTGTCATCGCTGGTGGACAAGAAAATATGAGCCTGTCTGGCCATGTGATGCATTTGCGTAATGGCACCAAGATGGGCAACGCAAGCATGACCGACACCATGATCAAGGATGGTCTTTGGGATGCCTTCAACGACTATCACATGGGGATCACAGCTGAAAACGTTGCCGAGCAATTTGGCATAAGCCGCGAAGAGCAAGACGCGTTCGCAGCTGAATCCCAGCGGCGCGCTGCCTTGGCTCAATCGGAAGGGCGCTTCACCAAGGAGATTGTCCCGGTCACGGTCAAAAAACGCCGTGGCGAGGAAGTCATTGACCGCGACGAGTTTATCCGTGGCGATACAACGGCAGAATCACTCGGCAAGCTCCGCCCTGCCTTCAAGAAGGACGGCACAGTCACCGCAGGCAATGCCTCTGGTGTCAATGATGGCGCGGCTGCCGTACTGCTGATGTCTGGCGAGGAAGCGGCTCGCCGCGGCGTTGAGCCGCTCGGCAAGGTTGTTGCCTGGGCAACAGCAGGTGTTGATCCCAAAATCATGGGCACTGGCCCGATTGAGGCTTCGCGCAAAGCGCTGGAACGCGCGGGTTGGTCAATCGATGATCTCGATCTGGTCGAAGCGAACGAAGCCTTTGCCGCTCAAGCCATCGCGGTCAACAAGGAACTGGCATGGGACACCGACAAGGTGAATGTCAATGGCGGTGCCATCGCCCTTGGCCACCCGATTGGTGCTTCCGGCGCCCGCATACTGGTCACCTTGCTGCATGAAATGCGCCGCCGTGACGCCAAGAAGGGCCTCGCCACCCTTTGCATCGGCGGCGGCATGGGCATTGCTCTTTGCATTGAACGCGCCTAG
- a CDS encoding winged helix-turn-helix domain-containing protein has product MLLKKETGSVQPRKQGRPDKGKLGGHHEWITRRMSENGDLTLDELCLELAERGVHVHRSSVGRLLHRLGLSHKKVW; this is encoded by the coding sequence ATGCTTCTCAAGAAAGAGACGGGTTCTGTGCAGCCTCGCAAGCAAGGCCGACCAGACAAAGGCAAGTTGGGTGGGCATCATGAATGGATCACAAGGCGCATGTCTGAGAATGGCGATCTGACGCTTGATGAGCTTTGTCTGGAATTGGCTGAACGCGGGGTCCATGTGCATCGCTCCAGCGTTGGGCGCCTGCTTCACAGGCTCGGCCTGAGCCATAAAAAAGTCTGGTAG
- a CDS encoding IS630 family transposase, protein MIFIDETSTNTKLTKRSGWSPKGQRYRAHASFGHWKSQAFIAGLRSRGMVAPWIVNAPMNRRIFETWIETQLLPTLSAGDIVILDNVAFHKSEKADKLVRSKGAWLLFLPPYSPDLNPIEMAYSKLKTLLRKRAARNFDAISDAIGDICDLYSAKECLNDFKAARSEVN, encoded by the coding sequence TTGATCTTTATCGATGAGACATCAACCAACACGAAGCTGACCAAACGGTCTGGATGGTCACCAAAAGGACAGCGCTATCGCGCCCACGCTTCTTTTGGTCATTGGAAATCCCAGGCCTTCATCGCTGGTTTGAGATCCCGTGGGATGGTTGCGCCCTGGATCGTCAATGCTCCGATGAACCGACGTATCTTTGAAACTTGGATTGAAACTCAACTACTGCCGACCCTGTCAGCTGGCGACATCGTCATCCTCGATAATGTCGCCTTCCACAAAAGTGAGAAAGCTGACAAGCTCGTCAGATCAAAGGGGGCATGGCTGCTGTTTCTTCCGCCATATTCACCGGACCTCAATCCCATCGAAATGGCATATTCCAAACTCAAGACACTGCTGCGCAAGCGAGCAGCCAGAAACTTCGATGCAATCTCAGACGCGATCGGTGACATTTGTGACCTCTATTCTGCCAAGGAGTGTCTGAACGACTTCAAAGCTGCCAGGTCTGAGGTCAATTAA
- the istA gene encoding IS21 family transposase, with amino-acid sequence MPRRKQVRRTTVQDIREILRLTHDPGLSTREVSARMKLSKTTVATYLHRARDAGLNSWPIPADRDDDEQLRAALFQNVGRPPRDDAEPDWRHIATELKRKGVTLTLLWEEYRAVHPEGYGYTWFCTRFREFECRANPRFRNRHEAGAAIQTDYAGHTIPVFDPATGEAYQAQIFVAVLGASNYTFAWASRSQKLPDWIDAQVRSLKFFGGVTKAIICDNLKAAVATPLWFEPSLTATFEAMATHYDTTILPTRPRKPRDKAKVEGAVLIVERWILARLRNQQFFSIEALNNTIAELLVVLNNKQMRRIGRSRKELFEEIERPALRLLPDTPFEYAEWKRAKVHLDYHVEILRGFYSVPHKLIGRQVDVRLTHRVVEIFCNHERVAVHQRRRDRGGHSTITQHMPKAHQRHAGMTPQTLVAQAARIGYHTALLVERLMRDRPHPEQGFRSALGGVSLQRRFGTDRLEAACQRALTCETVRYKSVQSILVSGLDKAPAHQEPAPPAPSHDNIRGATYYQ; translated from the coding sequence ATGCCCCGACGCAAGCAAGTGAGGCGCACGACTGTGCAAGATATACGAGAGATATTACGGCTGACGCATGATCCGGGGCTTTCTACACGAGAGGTCTCTGCGCGAATGAAGCTGAGCAAGACAACCGTTGCCACCTACCTTCACCGAGCCCGTGACGCTGGCTTGAACAGCTGGCCAATACCAGCCGATCGCGATGATGACGAGCAATTGCGGGCAGCCCTGTTTCAGAATGTAGGTCGACCACCGCGTGACGATGCAGAACCTGATTGGCGCCATATTGCGACGGAATTGAAGCGCAAGGGTGTGACCCTGACCTTGCTCTGGGAGGAATATAGGGCGGTCCATCCCGAAGGTTACGGCTATACTTGGTTCTGCACTCGTTTCAGGGAATTCGAGTGCCGGGCCAATCCCCGTTTTCGCAACCGGCATGAAGCGGGTGCGGCCATTCAGACCGATTATGCCGGCCACACTATTCCGGTTTTTGATCCTGCGACCGGAGAGGCATATCAGGCCCAGATTTTCGTCGCAGTCCTCGGAGCCTCGAACTACACATTTGCCTGGGCCTCTCGAAGCCAGAAGCTGCCGGACTGGATTGATGCGCAAGTTCGGTCACTGAAGTTTTTCGGCGGCGTTACCAAGGCCATCATTTGCGACAATCTCAAGGCCGCCGTGGCCACACCATTGTGGTTCGAGCCATCGCTAACTGCCACCTTTGAAGCCATGGCAACCCATTACGACACGACCATTTTGCCGACACGACCACGTAAGCCGCGCGACAAGGCAAAGGTGGAAGGAGCGGTTCTGATTGTCGAACGTTGGATCCTGGCCCGGCTGCGCAATCAGCAATTCTTCTCGATTGAAGCGTTGAACAATACCATCGCGGAATTGCTGGTGGTGCTCAACAACAAGCAAATGCGGCGGATCGGAAGATCCCGCAAGGAACTGTTTGAAGAGATTGAACGGCCTGCCCTGCGTCTGTTGCCCGACACTCCATTTGAATATGCCGAATGGAAACGGGCCAAGGTGCATCTCGACTATCATGTCGAGATTTTACGAGGTTTCTATTCCGTCCCTCACAAGCTAATCGGACGGCAGGTTGATGTCCGGCTAACCCATCGTGTTGTCGAGATATTTTGCAATCATGAGCGGGTTGCAGTTCATCAGCGCAGGCGGGATCGGGGTGGCCATTCCACGATTACACAGCATATGCCCAAGGCCCACCAGCGTCACGCAGGCATGACGCCTCAAACCCTCGTCGCTCAGGCTGCCCGCATTGGATATCACACCGCCCTGTTGGTGGAACGCCTGATGCGAGATCGGCCACACCCCGAGCAGGGTTTCCGCTCGGCACTGGGGGGGGTGAGCCTACAACGCCGGTTCGGAACAGACAGACTGGAAGCAGCCTGTCAAAGGGCTCTGACATGCGAGACGGTCAGATACAAATCCGTTCAATCCATCCTGGTATCCGGTCTCGACAAGGCACCCGCGCACCAGGAACCCGCCCCTCCAGCACCGAGCCACGACAATATCCGAGGCGCAACCTACTACCAGTAA
- the istB gene encoding IS21-like element helper ATPase IstB produces MLTHPTLNQMAALGMTGMAQAWKSLNEQDPGQSLDRNEWLGLMLDQEVASRADKRFANRLRNAKMRFPDACIEDISFAANRGLDQSKILSLAQGDWIKAHEQIILTGQTGTGKTWLACAFGRQSARLDYSVFYVRMPRLFEDMAMARLDGRFPRLVDKLARVQLLILDDWRTHSLTDQQRLDLLELFEERYQRKSTIITAQLPVSAWHEMIGEPTIADAILDQIIHNAHRIELKGESMRRSEENQNLTQQTEQKTINPQT; encoded by the coding sequence ATGCTGACACACCCGACATTGAACCAAATGGCCGCACTCGGCATGACCGGAATGGCACAAGCTTGGAAGAGCCTGAATGAACAAGATCCTGGGCAATCCCTAGATCGGAATGAATGGCTTGGCCTTATGCTCGACCAGGAAGTAGCATCCCGAGCCGACAAGCGTTTTGCCAACAGGCTGCGCAATGCAAAAATGCGCTTTCCTGATGCATGCATCGAAGACATCAGCTTCGCTGCCAATCGTGGCCTTGATCAGAGCAAAATCCTTTCTCTCGCTCAAGGAGACTGGATTAAGGCTCATGAACAAATCATTCTCACAGGGCAAACCGGAACCGGCAAAACATGGCTCGCCTGCGCCTTCGGACGCCAATCCGCCAGGCTCGACTATTCCGTCTTTTATGTCAGAATGCCCCGCCTGTTTGAGGACATGGCCATGGCCCGTCTCGATGGGCGCTTTCCAAGGCTGGTCGACAAACTTGCTCGCGTCCAGTTGCTCATCCTGGATGACTGGAGAACCCATTCGCTCACAGACCAGCAGCGCCTCGATCTGCTCGAGCTCTTCGAGGAAAGATACCAACGCAAATCAACCATCATCACGGCTCAACTTCCCGTTTCGGCATGGCACGAGATGATCGGCGAGCCGACAATTGCCGATGCCATCCTTGATCAAATTATTCACAATGCGCACCGAATAGAGCTCAAAGGGGAAAGTATGAGGCGATCAGAAGAAAATCAGAACTTGACCCAACAAACAGAACAGAAAACCATCAATCCACAAACCTGA
- a CDS encoding transposase yields MDDKIKRWTAKRKSALVIEIIQGKTTVSEASRSFDLSPSEIEGWVEDAKRGLENSLRANPLDIHAQYEKQLKDLQEAYGEAMLELRAPIAKLCAWFGVPRRTVYYRPTKSAPKVDPRFAEPIKAMIEKEPSFGYRTVAWLLGFNKNTVQRIVQIKGWQVRKRAVGMRPRIEAVPSVATAPNERLLSAFASQLPAGQWVDRLGTCLDRKRWLGIVGIGDRLPYP; encoded by the coding sequence ATGGACGATAAGATCAAACGCTGGACAGCGAAGCGGAAATCGGCATTGGTTATTGAGATCATTCAGGGCAAGACAACGGTATCAGAAGCAAGCCGCTCTTTTGATCTGTCGCCCTCCGAGATTGAGGGATGGGTTGAAGATGCCAAGCGAGGGTTGGAGAATAGCCTGCGTGCCAATCCCCTCGACATTCACGCCCAATATGAGAAGCAATTGAAGGATCTTCAGGAAGCCTATGGCGAGGCCATGCTTGAATTGCGTGCACCGATTGCCAAGCTCTGCGCATGGTTTGGCGTTCCTCGCAGGACCGTGTATTACCGGCCAACCAAATCGGCCCCCAAAGTCGATCCCCGGTTTGCTGAGCCGATCAAAGCCATGATCGAGAAGGAGCCGTCCTTCGGCTATCGAACGGTTGCCTGGCTCTTAGGATTCAACAAAAATACCGTTCAGAGGATCGTCCAGATCAAGGGATGGCAGGTTCGTAAGAGGGCTGTTGGAATGCGTCCCCGGATCGAGGCGGTACCGTCAGTTGCCACTGCGCCTAATGAGCGCCTCCTCTCGGCATTTGCTTCGCAATTGCCTGCCGGGCAATGGGTCGACAGACTTGGCACGTGTCTGGACCGGAAAAGATGGTTGGGCATCGTTGGCATTGGTGATCGATTGCCATACCCGTGA
- a CDS encoding integrase core domain-containing protein gives MIDCHTRELLGWHLSRTGKATTATAALEHALISRFGTLGRVDREFLLRSDNGLVFTSRHFTAIVKSYGLKQEFITPHCPQQNGMVERVIRTMKEQCIHRHRFETIQHANRVIADWIFFYNNQRPHQALAMLTPAEAFKLAA, from the coding sequence GTGATCGATTGCCATACCCGTGAACTCCTCGGTTGGCATCTCTCACGAACAGGCAAGGCGACGACGGCTACAGCAGCCCTAGAGCATGCTCTGATCAGTCGATTTGGAACACTTGGTCGTGTCGATCGGGAATTCCTTCTCCGCTCGGACAATGGTTTGGTTTTTACCAGTCGGCACTTCACCGCAATCGTCAAAAGCTACGGGCTCAAACAGGAGTTTATCACGCCTCATTGCCCGCAGCAAAATGGAATGGTGGAGCGTGTGATCCGAACGATGAAGGAGCAGTGCATTCACAGACACCGCTTCGAAACCATCCAGCACGCCAATCGCGTTATTGCCGACTGGATCTTTTTTTACAACAACCAACGGCCACATCAGGCGCTCGCGATGCTAACTCCGGCTGAGGCTTTCAAATTAGCAGCATAA
- a CDS encoding O-antigen ligase family protein, with amino-acid sequence MYSVPPNFLVSKYFEFLFAIWMFSLCIFTLLGNAASDIWLTGTVVIFLAVCLAERNWGWMRMRWVQIAAVFWVWILIASLLSQWPQNVLKDPLVWIRFPLFAVALPFLLNRYPDARKILLVSLLAGLTILFAVLISEKIKNPDAQRLYGTWGRDLNPKSGWLVVGFGLPVALWALSKFYSQPKAMIWAIPLIALITSAAVLTGEIYVTLSLILGIALFLLTCRMNVKLFASVVAAVSAMAGFVLWMFPVLSNRFELALTARLPWLSSSDYYMPWMSGIETAKLNPLIGVGPRGFGSYCNQSPELQVLFDAGCYHHPHQLYIQIAAETGLIGLGLFLLLFVTLLAHILQARNWRALPSNVTAALCLVITALWPISTYSNAFGQHKNFFTWLIIAFALALASPNNKERQNQG; translated from the coding sequence ATGTATTCAGTACCACCAAACTTCCTAGTTTCAAAGTACTTTGAATTTTTGTTCGCAATATGGATGTTTTCACTCTGCATCTTCACCCTTTTGGGCAATGCTGCTTCTGATATCTGGCTAACTGGGACAGTGGTGATTTTTCTTGCCGTCTGTCTGGCAGAGAGGAATTGGGGTTGGATGCGCATGCGCTGGGTTCAGATTGCTGCAGTTTTCTGGGTTTGGATTTTAATAGCGTCGCTGCTTTCTCAATGGCCGCAAAATGTTCTAAAAGACCCGCTGGTCTGGATTCGCTTTCCCCTGTTCGCTGTGGCTCTACCGTTTCTGCTCAACCGCTATCCAGATGCCCGAAAGATATTGTTGGTGTCTCTTTTAGCGGGTCTAACCATTCTCTTCGCAGTTCTGATTTCGGAAAAGATCAAAAATCCCGATGCACAACGACTTTATGGAACTTGGGGCAGGGACCTAAACCCTAAATCAGGTTGGCTCGTTGTGGGGTTTGGCTTACCGGTCGCTCTTTGGGCGCTAAGCAAGTTCTATTCTCAGCCAAAAGCTATGATTTGGGCCATTCCATTAATCGCGTTGATCACCTCGGCTGCGGTACTAACCGGCGAAATCTATGTCACCCTTTCTCTTATCCTTGGCATCGCTCTGTTTCTGTTGACGTGTAGGATGAATGTGAAGCTCTTTGCTAGTGTCGTGGCCGCTGTATCCGCTATGGCTGGCTTTGTTCTATGGATGTTCCCTGTGCTGTCCAATCGTTTCGAGCTTGCTCTGACAGCTCGGTTGCCGTGGCTTTCCAGTAGCGACTATTATATGCCTTGGATGAGCGGAATTGAAACGGCCAAACTCAATCCGTTGATTGGGGTCGGGCCTAGAGGGTTTGGTTCCTATTGCAACCAGAGCCCTGAGTTGCAGGTCCTGTTTGACGCAGGATGCTATCATCACCCGCATCAGCTCTATATTCAGATCGCCGCCGAGACAGGCTTGATTGGTTTGGGCTTGTTCTTGCTGCTGTTTGTCACCTTGCTTGCGCATATCCTTCAGGCCAGAAACTGGCGCGCACTGCCGAGCAATGTGACAGCCGCACTATGTTTAGTGATCACCGCACTCTGGCCCATTTCTACATATTCCAATGCCTTTGGCCAGCATAAAAACTTCTTCACTTGGCTTATCATAGCCTTTGCACTAGCGCTTGCTTCCCCAAACAACAAAGAACGACAAAATCAAGGCTAG
- a CDS encoding transposase: METRKNRSQFERLSKHGDPLEVLEVTIDFEYFRGWLVEGLGYGDGSKVGRPPFDPVSMFKILILQAQHNLSDAKMEFMIRDRLSWMRFLNFELGGATPDENTIRHFRNRMTETGTLRRVMKTFDWQLHKKGYIPMSGQIVDATLVPAPKQRNTDGEKEAVKAGKPAKEIWPDQPNKAAQKDTNARWTLKVGGKVRYRPDGTPLPQIALPVFGYKNHISIDRKFGFIRGSTVTSAADADGRQLRHVLRKDNTASDVWADSAYRSQSNEKWLASNMLTSQIHRRKPAGKPMPLVTSRANAKKSSIRARVEHVFAHQKNRYGLFIRTIGLARAETKLTLANLAYNFDRSKGCIDPSESAQFMLLI; the protein is encoded by the coding sequence TTGGAGACCCGCAAAAACCGCTCGCAATTTGAACGTCTGAGCAAGCACGGTGATCCTCTCGAGGTTCTCGAAGTCACGATCGACTTTGAATATTTCCGTGGCTGGCTTGTTGAAGGTCTCGGTTACGGTGATGGGTCCAAGGTTGGTCGCCCTCCGTTTGATCCTGTGTCCATGTTCAAAATTCTGATCCTGCAGGCTCAGCACAATTTGTCCGATGCCAAGATGGAATTCATGATCCGTGATCGGCTATCCTGGATGCGGTTCCTGAACTTTGAACTTGGCGGCGCCACTCCCGACGAGAATACCATCCGACACTTCCGCAATCGCATGACGGAAACAGGCACCCTGAGGCGTGTCATGAAAACCTTTGATTGGCAATTGCACAAGAAGGGTTACATCCCAATGTCAGGCCAGATTGTGGATGCCACGCTGGTTCCCGCTCCCAAGCAACGCAACACGGATGGTGAGAAGGAAGCGGTCAAGGCAGGCAAGCCTGCCAAAGAGATTTGGCCAGACCAGCCTAACAAGGCCGCGCAAAAGGATACCAACGCCCGCTGGACACTGAAGGTTGGCGGAAAAGTGCGCTATCGGCCAGACGGAACGCCATTGCCTCAGATTGCCCTTCCAGTATTTGGCTACAAGAACCATATCAGCATTGATCGCAAATTCGGCTTCATAAGGGGCAGCACAGTGACATCGGCCGCTGATGCTGACGGACGTCAGTTAAGGCATGTTTTGCGCAAGGACAACACGGCTTCCGATGTCTGGGCTGACAGTGCCTATCGTTCTCAGAGCAATGAGAAATGGCTGGCCAGCAACATGCTGACAAGCCAGATCCATCGACGCAAGCCAGCAGGCAAGCCCATGCCGCTCGTAACATCGCGTGCAAATGCGAAGAAGTCCTCAATCCGCGCCCGAGTCGAACATGTCTTTGCTCATCAGAAGAACCGCTACGGCCTGTTCATCCGAACGATCGGGCTTGCTCGGGCTGAAACAAAACTGACACTGGCCAATCTCGCCTACAATTTTGATCGTTCGAAGGGTTGTATTGACCCATCGGAATCTGCACAGTTTATGCTGCTAATTTGA
- a CDS encoding integrase core domain-containing protein — translation MEWSNVLSEQCIHRHRFETIKHANRVISDWIAFYNNYRPHQALAMRTPAEAFKLAA, via the coding sequence ATGGAATGGTCGAACGTGTTATCAGAACAATGCATTCACAGACACCGCTTCGAAACCATTAAACATGCAAATCGGGTTATAAGCGATTGGATTGCCTTTTACAATAATTACCGCCCGCACCAAGCACTCGCCATGCGGACACCCGCTGAGGCATTCAAATTAGCAGCATAA
- the istA gene encoding IS21 family transposase, translated as MKRLPMRKIREALRLRAEGLSGRRVAQSLSIGRATISDYFRRADLAGLAWPLPVDLSDSDLELLLYPSQPGASSRAVPQPDWAHMHAELRRKGVTLALLWQEYREVHPDGYGYSQYCARYSAWEGKLSPVMRQRHPAGERLFVDYAGQTVDVICPQTGEVRTAQIFVATLGAPNYTYVEASWTQSLPDWISSHVRAFDFFGGVPAMIVSDNLKSAVIKACFHDPAINRTGLWRILCPGALITPFGNDLRTLLRTGFSLSAIRARSVSIPQK; from the coding sequence ATGAAGAGATTACCAATGCGCAAGATCCGGGAAGCCCTTCGGCTTCGGGCAGAAGGCTTGTCAGGACGCCGAGTGGCGCAAAGCCTTTCGATAGGACGAGCAACGATATCGGACTATTTCCGTCGCGCGGATTTGGCTGGTTTGGCATGGCCTCTGCCGGTTGATTTGTCTGACAGTGATCTGGAACTTCTTCTTTACCCATCCCAACCTGGGGCGTCCTCTCGCGCGGTACCGCAGCCGGACTGGGCTCATATGCATGCCGAGCTGCGCCGCAAAGGTGTGACGCTGGCTCTGTTGTGGCAGGAATATCGCGAGGTTCATCCTGACGGCTATGGTTACAGCCAATATTGTGCCCGCTATTCAGCGTGGGAAGGCAAGCTTTCGCCGGTAATGCGCCAGCGTCACCCCGCTGGTGAACGGTTGTTTGTCGATTATGCGGGCCAGACCGTGGATGTGATCTGTCCTCAGACCGGTGAAGTGCGCACAGCTCAGATCTTTGTGGCCACGCTTGGGGCGCCGAACTACACCTATGTGGAGGCCAGTTGGACCCAGAGCCTGCCGGATTGGATATCGAGCCATGTGCGGGCCTTCGATTTCTTCGGCGGTGTGCCTGCGATGATTGTCTCAGATAATCTGAAGTCAGCTGTGATCAAGGCCTGTTTCCATGACCCGGCGATCAACCGCACGGGACTATGGAGAATTTTGTGCCCTGGCGCTTTGATTACGCCATTTGGAAACGATCTTCGAACATTATTGCGAACTGGCTTTTCACTGAGTGCCATTCGCGCACGGAGCGTTTCCATTCCACAGAAGTAG
- a CDS encoding IS256 family transposase — MAGCYRNGRPDAPECAEGRKAGDLFGEDGILQELTKALAERALSAELDEHLTEERADAPPEGANQAPNRRNGRSQKTVTTDSGKVILDIPRDRNGSFDPLLIAKYQRRFPEFDTKIISMYARGMTTREIQGHIEDIYGIEASPSLISAITDAVMEEVTAWQNRPLEPCYPIVFMDAIRVKIRTDGVVLNKAVFVALAVLPDGTRDVLGLWFQANEGAKFWAKVLSDLRNRGVQDILIAVVDGLKGFPQAIEAAFPQTQVQTCIVHLLRHSMSFASYKDRKAVAAALKAVYTAVDAAAAETALAEFENSDLAAKYPAIAPSWRRTWNEVIPFLDYPPQVRRLIYTTNAIEALNSKIRRAVRSRGHFPSDEAAAKLIYLALNATSVEWKRSVREWHSVKSQFAIMFEDRFQMA; from the coding sequence GTGGCCGGATGTTATCGGAATGGCCGGCCGGATGCTCCGGAATGCGCAGAAGGCCGCAAAGCGGGCGATCTGTTCGGAGAGGACGGGATTCTGCAAGAACTGACCAAGGCGCTGGCCGAACGAGCCCTGAGCGCCGAACTGGACGAGCATCTGACCGAAGAACGCGCCGATGCGCCGCCTGAAGGCGCGAACCAGGCGCCAAATCGTCGCAATGGCCGCAGCCAGAAGACGGTGACCACCGACAGCGGGAAGGTCATTCTCGACATTCCCCGTGACCGCAACGGCAGCTTTGATCCTCTGCTGATCGCCAAGTATCAGCGCCGCTTTCCCGAGTTCGACACCAAGATCATCAGCATGTACGCGCGCGGGATGACGACCCGCGAGATCCAGGGGCATATCGAGGATATCTATGGTATAGAGGCGTCCCCGAGCCTGATTTCGGCGATCACCGATGCCGTGATGGAGGAAGTGACCGCCTGGCAGAACCGCCCGCTGGAACCGTGTTATCCGATTGTGTTCATGGACGCGATCCGGGTCAAGATCCGCACCGACGGCGTGGTTCTGAACAAGGCGGTTTTTGTGGCCCTGGCTGTTCTCCCGGACGGCACCCGCGACGTTCTGGGGCTTTGGTTCCAGGCCAATGAGGGTGCCAAGTTCTGGGCTAAAGTTCTCAGCGATCTGCGCAACCGTGGCGTTCAGGACATTCTCATCGCCGTCGTGGACGGTCTGAAGGGCTTCCCCCAGGCCATCGAGGCAGCCTTTCCTCAGACCCAGGTCCAGACCTGTATCGTGCATCTGCTGCGCCATTCCATGAGCTTTGCCAGCTACAAGGATCGCAAGGCCGTCGCAGCGGCTCTTAAGGCTGTCTACACCGCTGTGGACGCAGCAGCCGCGGAGACTGCGCTGGCGGAGTTCGAAAACAGCGACCTTGCCGCCAAATACCCGGCAATCGCGCCGAGTTGGCGCCGGACTTGGAACGAGGTGATCCCGTTCCTTGACTATCCGCCCCAAGTGCGCAGGCTGATCTACACCACGAACGCCATTGAAGCACTGAACTCGAAAATCCGCCGGGCCGTTCGCTCCCGCGGGCATTTCCCCAGTGACGAGGCAGCTGCGAAATTGATTTATCTCGCCCTGAATGCTACTTCTGTGGAATGGAAACGCTCCGTGCGCGAATGGCACTCAGTGAAAAGCCAGTTCGCAATAATGTTCGAAGATCGTTTCCAAATGGCGTAA